DNA from Ammospiza caudacuta isolate bAmmCau1 chromosome 6, bAmmCau1.pri, whole genome shotgun sequence:
GAGCCTTGCAGATTTGGAACCCAGGGATATCCTGGTACCTCCTGCCCATGTGAAATATGTCCAGTACTTAGCCTTACGTCCTAGTCAAGCTTGCTGGGTGAGACTGTCATTTCTGGCAGAATCCACAGGCTTGAAACAATCGAGAAGCTGTGGCCTTATCACAGTTCTGTGCTTCAGACTCTTGGAGATAAGGGCCGAGACTGAGATCATCAATTCATTTCAAGCTGTTGTTCACATGCTTCACCTGGCCAGGTCAGGAGTGGTTCTGCAGGTATAACAAGAGCAGTGCCAAGGTCTGGCCTCTGACCTGGGGCTGGCTGTTTGTGATAGATTAAATGTTCTTCATTCCCCTTCCTTTCTGAGGGTCCTGGCCTCCAGCACCTCTGCAAGATAATCTTTAGGATCAGCTGCATCACCCGTTGGAAGTGAGATGAGTTAACTGCCCTTCCCTGAGGATGTTGTTTGCTGACACTTAAGTGCAATACTCATAAAGATTAGACAGTACTGGCAGCTGAACTCATTACTCAGATAGATGGAGTGGCACACACTGGTGATGCACAGCTTGCATGGCATTGCTGCGGtgctgtgtggctgcagctggctctgcatgggagggatggggtgcccagggctggtcACCAGCACCAGCCTCAGCTGCAGTTGTGCACGTGGCCTTCGGAATCACAGGGATAAACGCAGACTCAGGCACTTGGCTTTGCAAACAAAGCTTCTGCACTTCTGCAGGGCTTGGCAGGGAGTGCTGCTTGTAAAAGCGCTCTCACAGCAAATGGGCAGGTAATGGATCGGGATTTGGATCCCTGTATGTACTTAATCATCTGTTTTGTTTCAGCGAGTGCATAAAAATTCAGCCTACAGACATCCAGCCTGACATATTTAGTTACTTGTTACATATCATGTACACTGGGAAAGGGCCAAAGCAGACTGTCAGCCAGAGCCGGCTGGAGGAGGGCATCCGCTTTCTGCACGCAGACCACCTGTCCCACATCGCCATCGAGATGAACCAGGCCTTCTCCCCGGAGCCCGTCCAGTCCTCCAACCTGTACGGGATCCAGATCTCCACGGCGCACAAGCTGGCAAAGGAGCGCCTGGGAGCGAAGGAGAGCCTGCCCAAGGTGGGCAGGTCTGCGGCGCAGGGCGATCccccccagctgcagctgtccCTGGCCATCGGCCTGGACGAGAGCCCCCTGGACCAGCAGCCCGCCCgcgccccggcccagcccgcgGCTCTGGCCAAGCCGCCCGAGGAGCGCCCGAAGCTCTCGGTTTCAATAAAGCAGGAGCGGTGCGACTCGGAGCCCGTGGTGTCCCAGAGCTGCACCCCTCCTTCCCCGGGGGTGGCCAGCCCCATCCTGGCCAAGGGCGGCCTCAAGGTGCACCTGTGCCACTACTGCGGGGAGCGCTTCGACTCGCGCGACGGGCTGCGGCAGCACCTGCACACCCACGTCTCGGGCTCGCTGCCCTTCGGCGTGCCGGCCTCCATCCTGGAGAGCGGCGACCTGGGCGAGGTGCAGCCCCTGGCCGAGGACAGGGAGCCCGGGGACGGCCATCGCCTCGGCGCCTTCCTCCTCAAGGAGGACGAGCATCAGCTGGAGCATCCGAGCTGCAGCGAGCTGGAGCCTCTGCAGATCGGGCAGCTCTCCCTCATCTCCAAGGACCACGAGCCGGTGGAGTTGAACTGTAACTTTTCTTTCTCGAGAAAGAGAAAGGTCAGCTGCACCGTGTGCGGCCGCACGTTTTTCCGGAAGAgccagctgctggagcacatGTACACGCACCGAGGGAAGCAGCACAAGTACGGCCGCTGCCAGCGGCTGGAgagccccagcacccccaggtttCACCCCTATTGTGACAGTGAGAGTGTGGGGAAGAGCTCCAGCTTGTCCCAGGAGCACTTGGATGAATGCATACTGGAGTCAGATCTCATCCAAGAAAGCGTCGATACGATCCTGGTAGAGTAATTCTCCCCCCTCAGATCTGAAACTGGATGTTTTGGCATTCTCCGCCTAGGGagtggctgctctgtgcagctgatTTTCTTGAGCCACCATTCCCCTCACTGCTGAGATAACTGTGAAGGACTGTGTACTTTGACTTGTGTACCTGctttttttacttctctaactTTTAAACTCGAGTTAATTCCCATCTAAGTCCTTGGAAGCCTCCGTGTAACTCAGTTATGCTTTTCCTGAATGTGAACTTATTCCTACTCTGCTTTACTGGAGTAAAGGCTGTATTGCTGGGTGTGAGGTTTAAACATTGTCTAGTACTCTGTGTGGTGCCTAGGACTGTTTGTATCCCATAGAATTGCTCTTCTGAAACCAGATGGATGGAAGTGTAGAGGGAAATACTTACTGTGTTTCCCAAAcagtttgtttttaatgaaaataaatatctcAAGGAGATGAATCCTGAAGTTCATGTTGTTCATGTAACTGCAGTTAATAAATCTCTTCATAAATATTTGCAGGAGCCATAAGGCTGCTCTTTTCAAGGGAATTGGCAGTGTTGATGTAGGGGTGGCAACCTTCATTTTGACAAGCCCTGGAGTCCTCATCTGTCTTCTAAATTTACTTTTAAACTCTAGGGATTTGCATgtgtttttcctccttcctaCTCCTCCCTCATTCACCACTACTGCATAAGCAAAGACAGATTTTGATGCTCCTCTAGGACCATGTTTCATTTTTGGACTGTCTTctctgcagggaggaaggaaagctGCAAAGGAGTGTTCTTCTTTGAGAGGAGACATACCCTGGCTTAAATCTTTACAGGATTAAATGCCACGCACGtattttctgagggaaaatgaTTTCTGACTATAAACAGCTTGGagtaaacacatttttaaatattacagTCTGTATATTTGCTCAGAGCAAATACAGAGCgtgttatttttttctctgtttgcagAGCCAGTGTTAGATGGTAACATGCAAGTTTTTTGCCTTTCatataatcacagaatggtttgggctggaagggacattGAAAATTATTTAGTTGCAGCTCCCCtaccataggcagggacaccatcCATTagattgctcaaagccccatccagctttTCATTTATCATTACTTGTTATCTGAAGGGTAATATCCAATAAAATTATACACATGCCTCTTGAATTCAGAGTTTGTCCCTCTCTAGTTTtcatcccagcctgcagcccacCCCTCAGAGATGCTGTTACTCAGAAGGCCCCAGGGGACACCAAGTTCTTAGAGAGCAGAGGtttctcctgcagctcagagcaaaAGCCTCGTGAGCTGCTCCCGTAATCTCCTTACCCAGATTTTGAGAAGCTGGAGGCTTCCTGCCAGTCCTTGTGGAGCCTTTGGAAAGGGGGAGCCTGAGCAATGGTGTGAGAACAGTTTGCTGTCAGAATGCCTGCTCCAAAGCTCTTTGTAGTCGGGGCTCTTGAGCTGTCTTTGGTATTGTCCTGGAGCAAGAGCTGCAATTAAATCACTGCTGAATTAAAAGACCATCCGAGGTCTTTGTAAGGGCGATTGCTGCTTCTCCTGGGCAGGGAACTGCTCACTCCAGGGGCAGGATTGGCCACTGAGAGCTGCCAAATTGTGTTTCCAGACAAAGGGGCAAAACACCCAGTCCCCGAGCCTGCCGAGAAGATGTTGCAAAATGCAGGCTGTGGTTTGGAGTGTGCTTCCCTGCAAGCCCCAGTGCTCCTCTTGCTGCTTGTACCCATTGAAGCTGCTCTGGTGTGAGCACATTTGAACCCTGCTTAAAAAGCCCTTCTTTGgaagaagcaaacaaacagaaccCAGCCGACACCCAGGCCTGTGAATGCTGCATCTGAGCACGGAGCCATTCACACAGAGCATTTCCTAGAAGAGAAATGCTTCTGCTTCTCTCCCAGCCTAATAGCATCAGCTAAATCAcatccagcacaggctgctcatAACTGGGCAAATGCCCTCCGGCTTCCACTGACCTCTATTTCTACATGATGGgtaaaaaaaaggggaaaaaagagatattttatGGTCATTCCTTATTTGTATGTGACACTTTACTGAGTGGGCTGGCTTCTCTGGGTGCTGCTTGCTTCCCTCGGGTTCctgcatttaatttaaaaacagagagaagCTTTTGCTGGGGTGGCTGGAGCTGTAGAAATGAGCTGTAGAGGGACTGAATATCAGCTATTCAGTCAGTAGGTGAGCACCTCGGATTGTCAACTAGGTGCCTAAGTTGCCTGAAGTAATTGGTATTGAAAGCCAAATGGCTCTGGATGTCTCTGCAGAGGTAACAGGGTGGTGGTAATAGAggtcagtgctggggacagcagcagggacagcaagcAGCAGTGCCCGAGGCATCtctgggacacgctgctccgCCTCAGGTGCGTGGGCTGGACGGTGTTGTTCTGTTCTTGCCCCTTAAAAAGGGAGCTTTTATAAAAGCTCTGATCTCAGGTGAAAGAGCCAAATGTcactgagctgtgtgtgctgtagGAGGGACTCCATGGCACTGACTGCAAAGACACCAGCAAAGCTGAAATTAGATATAAACCAGGGCTGTGTTCCTGTGTATCCTTGAAGATACAACTCTAGAGAATTGTTTTCTGTTATCCTCACACCCCCTTTTAAAGGTGTGCTTTGGTTAACCTTTGTGGGACTGAACATCTGTGACATCAAACGTCTGCcaaaggccttttttttttttgcatcatttGCAATacaagaaatgcattttcagcAGTTTCCTACTGCAAGTGTTAAAGCACTGTTATAAttaaagcagcaggaaaagctggagaCAGAAATCATCAGCTCCAAGTTATGTTAACATAAAAACATAATTCTCTCCAAGCCTTaggaatagaaaataattttacaggGCAGT
Protein-coding regions in this window:
- the ZBTB25 gene encoding zinc finger and BTB domain-containing protein 25 isoform X2; the protein is MDTTGHSVLLLQQLNMQREFGFLCDCTVAIGDVYFKAHRAVLAAFSNYFKMIFIHQTSECIKIQPTDIQPDIFSYLLHIMYTGKGPKQTVSQSRLEEGIRFLHADHLSHIAIEMNQAFSPEPVQSSNLYGIQISTAHKLAKERLGAKESLPKVGRSAAQGDPPQLQLSLAIGLDESPLDQQPARAPAQPAALAKPPEERPKLSVSIKQERCDSEPVVSQSCTPPSPGVASPILAKGGLKVHLCHYCGERFDSRDGLRQHLHTHVSGSLPFGVPASILESGDLGEVQPLAEDREPGDGHRLGAFLLKEDEHQLEHPSCSELEPLQIGQLSLISKDHEPVELNCNFSFSRKRKVSCTVCGRTFFRKSQLLEHMYTHRGKQHKYGRCQRLESPSTPRFHPYCDSESVGKSSSLSQEHLDECILESDLIQESVDTILVE
- the ZBTB25 gene encoding zinc finger and BTB domain-containing protein 25 isoform X1, coding for MPGVHLVSVHTMDTTGHSVLLLQQLNMQREFGFLCDCTVAIGDVYFKAHRAVLAAFSNYFKMIFIHQTSECIKIQPTDIQPDIFSYLLHIMYTGKGPKQTVSQSRLEEGIRFLHADHLSHIAIEMNQAFSPEPVQSSNLYGIQISTAHKLAKERLGAKESLPKVGRSAAQGDPPQLQLSLAIGLDESPLDQQPARAPAQPAALAKPPEERPKLSVSIKQERCDSEPVVSQSCTPPSPGVASPILAKGGLKVHLCHYCGERFDSRDGLRQHLHTHVSGSLPFGVPASILESGDLGEVQPLAEDREPGDGHRLGAFLLKEDEHQLEHPSCSELEPLQIGQLSLISKDHEPVELNCNFSFSRKRKVSCTVCGRTFFRKSQLLEHMYTHRGKQHKYGRCQRLESPSTPRFHPYCDSESVGKSSSLSQEHLDECILESDLIQESVDTILVE